Part of the Plasmodium knowlesi strain H genome assembly, chromosome: 11 genome is shown below.
CAGCAAGCTGCTATCGGAAAATAGATAAGGCAGAAGACGCAGAAATAGACACAACAATGGTTGCTGCGACCACATCTACAACCGCTGCTACAAGTGCTGCGGGATGCCCTAATTTAAGTAAACCTCATCAGTGTAGGTTGCTGAGGGAGGCGCGTAGGGGTAGTAATAATAACCATAGTTCCGAGCGCTTAAATTAAACATCATCTGCTCGTTCGCCATCTGGTTCATGTGATAGTGGTTGTTCATATACAGGTCCATGTCATTTGGGGGCGGCTTCATAAACCTTTTCTCGTAGTTTGCACTCTCTGCATTGTTTGCGTGTAATATGTAGCTGTACACAGAAGAGGGATTCACCTGACCATTATATTGAAGCTCTGTATTCTTAGGATATTTCATAACACTGGTGGTGTCACCAAGGTTTCCACTATTACCATACATGGCGCTCTCGGTGTGTTTGTTGCTTCCATTTGTCCTTCCCCCAATGGTGTTCTCATTACTTACGCAGAGGTCTCTGTTGTAGCCCTTCTTTGCACTGTTTAGCGAAAGTAACTTggatagtttttttttcttctgcttggTGTTTCCCTTTGCCTGTTTCATTCGCTCTTCTGTGAAGTTCCCACTTGGACATTTGTTCCATTCGTTTGTTCCCACCAAGCAgttgttgccttttttacTATAATCAGTTCGTACGCTCTTGTTCATATGTGCATCTTCGTATTCACTTTTTGCTTTCAATTCTGTAACGTTGCACTGATTTGTGTGCCCcttatgtttttttattttcccgaGCTTGTTTTCTTCTACCTGTGTATTTTCCCCATCGGTAATTCCTTCCTGCTGTCCGTCTAGCCGATCTGCTTCATCTGAAgcttcttcccctccgtCGCTCCTAATCTCGTTTTTGACCTTCTGCCTATCACTTAGGGACTCCTCCGCGTCTGCCACGTTCTCCGTTGGGGCTAACTTTTCGGATGGAGTAAATTCCTCCGATGAAGTTTGCTCCCCTGGGTCATTCTGCTCTCCCTGAATATTCGCATTTACTTGACTATCATCACTCTCGTTAAATGCCAATGGTTCCCTTGTACTCTTAACAGGGACCTTCGCCTGATCCCCTGTGTAACTGACATTTTCCCGAGCCCCGTTATGATCacccttcattttattcaccATAGCACACTGCCCATAACTATAGGGATTTgcgtaaaaatataaacaattGCCATAATAATTTGGTGACATATGGGGCACATTACTTTGATGATCGTACATATAAAATTCGTTCGGCTTGGCAAAAGGTGGGTAAGGACTAGGCATGGCACTACCATCATATTTGCATGCAATATTATTTGCTTGGTTATAATTAAAATAGGGATTATATGTATTGTACTTCATTTGTATCATTTTGTTGTAGACTACTGGGTTTAGATAACTGTTATAGTCGTAGTTGTAGTTCATATAATTTGCTCCATCCGTTTGGCCATTCATtatgtgttggttgttgATCTGTTGTTCTGCGCTGCCACTGGCGATGTCACACTTGGGGTGATTATTCGgatcccttttccttttaactttGCTTTGGTTATCGAGTGGTTCAACAAGGCTTTCCGTGCTGGTTTCTCTGTTGCGCTCTGCGTCACTTTCTGCTTTTCCGCTTGCTGTTCTATCTGCACCTTCGACTGTACCCTCCACTGCACTGTCGACTGCGCTTCTGGTCGCGCTTCCGGTGTCACCCCCCTCTACACCCTTCTCTGCTTCCTCGCGTGAGCCCTCTCCGATGCTCTCCTCCGTTTTTACATAGCACTCATTCATGTCAACCTTCTCAAACGTGTTACTCACACAGGCCTCAGTATTCATTTGgtccttctttccctcctcTGCGCAGTTCAGACTTGATGATATCGTTGTGTTGCTGTCGTAAAATTTGTCCCTCTCCTCggcgtacttttttttattgcaagATGAAGCGAAGCTATTCATCACTGCTTTGTTATTGTTTGTACTGTCGTCTTCGTACTTTTTTACGTAATTtgaattcttcatttttaactttaactgtttttctttattcctattTCTGTTTCTATCgcgtcttttcctttcctctctGTGATGATTTGCTCCGTTATTTCTGTTCTGACCTAAGCCGCCATTCGTGCTGTTGTGCACATGTTCGTTCTGAGTTATCTGCATCGAGTTGAAGCTGCTCAGCATCAGGTCAAAGCTTTGGGTGAAGCTTCTGTTGCCATTGTGGAGGTCATTATGGTGACTATTCCTGTTGCCATTTTTGTTACCATTTCTGCTGCCATTTTTGTTGAAGCTTTTTGCCAAGCTGCCAGTGAAGTTATTTTCCATGTCGATTACCAAACCTTCTTTGCCGGCACCCCCCGCATTGTCTTTCCTTGTGCAGTTCACATCACCGCTCGCTTCACATATAATATTTCCTCCACTTTCGAGCAGCATGAAGTCGGTTTCTCCGTCCACCCCTTCTGCTCTTTCCACATTGGTTTTTTCTAGCAAAATTTCTGGTATTCTTGGCACCCTCAATTCATCAATGGTGTGTGCAAAACGACACGTTGATCCGTTCAAGCAAGTCTTATTTGCAACAAACTTACACATGGAAGATTTGTACGCAAATAAATTCTGCGCAGATTTCAATTCCTCCTGGTTATGGGcataattacattttttattaaaacatttttctccttttagcAGTTTGTAGCATAACTTGGTTCTTT
Proteins encoded:
- a CDS encoding zinc finger protein, putative — protein: MKMSVTLRQHFWKTKLCPLHMENRCKEGSNCDYAHSIEDLRSIPDLKRTKLCYKLLKGEKCFNKKCNYAHNQEELKSAQNLFAYKSSMCKFVANKTCLNGSTCRFAHTIDELRVPRIPEILLEKTNVERAEGVDGETDFMLLESGGNIICEASGDVNCTRKDNAGGAGKEGLVIDMENNFTGSLAKSFNKNGSRNGNKNGNRNSHHNDLHNGNRSFTQSFDLMLSSFNSMQITQNEHVHNSTNGGLGQNRNNGANHHREERKRRDRNRNRNKEKQLKLKMKNSNYVKKYEDDSTNNNKAVMNSFASSCNKKKYAEERDKFYDSNTTISSSLNCAEEGKKDQMNTEACVSNTFEKVDMNECYVKTEESIGEGSREEAEKGVEGGDTGSATRSAVDSAVEGTVEGADRTASGKAESDAERNRETSTESLVEPLDNQSKVKRKRDPNNHPKCDIASGSAEQQINNQHIMNGQTDGANYMNYNYDYNSYLNPVVYNKMIQMKYNTYNPYFNYNQANNIACKYDGSAMPSPYPPFAKPNEFYMYDHQSNVPHMSPNYYGNCLYFYANPYSYGQCAMVNKMKGDHNGARENVSYTGDQAKVPVKSTREPLAFNESDDSQVNANIQGEQNDPGEQTSSEEFTPSEKLAPTENVADAEESLSDRQKVKNEIRSDGGEEASDEADRLDGQQEGITDGENTQVEENKLGKIKKHKGHTNQCNVTELKAKSEYEDAHMNKSVRTDYSKKGNNCLVGTNEWNKCPSGNFTEERMKQAKGNTKQKKKKLSKLLSLNSAKKGYNRDLCVSNENTIGGRTNGSNKHTESAMYGNSGNLGDTTSVMKYPKNTELQYNGQVNPSSVYSYILHANNAESANYEKRFMKPPPNDMDLYMNNHYHMNQMANEQMMFNLSARNYGYYYYPYAPPSATYTDEVYLN